One genomic segment of Homo sapiens chromosome 14, GRCh38.p14 Primary Assembly includes these proteins:
- the OR10G2 gene encoding olfactory receptor 10G2, whose protein sequence is MGKTKNTSLDAVVTDFILLGLSHPPNLRSLLFLVFFIIYILTQLGNLLILLTMWADPKLCARPMYILLGVLSFLDMWLSSVTVPLLILDFTPSIKAIPFGGCVAQLYFFHFLGSTQCFLYTLMAYDRYLAICQPLRYPVLMNGRLCTVLVAGAWVAGSMHGSIQATLTFRLPYCGPNQVDYFICDIPAVLRLACADTTVNELVTFVDVGVVAASCFMLILLSYANIVNAILKIRTTDGRRRAFSTCGSHLIVVTVYYVPCIFIYLRAGSKDPLDGAAAVFYTVVTPLLNPLIYTLRNQEVKSALKRITAG, encoded by the coding sequence ATGGGAAAGACCAAAAACACATCGCTGGATGCCGTGGTGACAGATTTCATTCTTCTGGGTTTGTCTCACCCCCCAAATCTAAGAAGCCTCCTCTTCCTGGTCTTCTTCATCATTTACATCCTCACTCAGCTGGGGAACCTGCTCATTCTGCTCACCATGTGGGCTGACCCGAAGCTCTGTGCTCGCCCCATGTACATTCTTCTGGGAGTGCTCTCATTCCTGGACATGTGGCTCTCCTCAGTCACCGTTCCTCTGCTTATTTTGGATTTTACTCCTTCCATCAAGGCTATCCCGTTTGGTGGCTGTGTGGCTCAACTGTATTTCTTTCACTTCCTGGGCAGCACCCAGTGCTTCCTCTACACCTTGATGGCCTATGACAGGTACCTGGCAATATGTCAGCCCCTGCGCTACCCAGTGCTCATGAATGGGAGGTTATGCACAGTCCTTGTGGCTGGAGCTTGGGTCGCCGGCTCCATGCATGGGTCTATCCAGGCCACCTTGACCTTCCGCCTGCCCTACTGTGGGCCCAATCAGGTGGATTACTTTATCTGTGACATCCCCGCAGTATTGAGACTGGCCTGTGCTGACACAACTGTCAATGAGCTTGTGACCTTTGTGGACGTCGGGGTAGTGGCCGCCAGTTGCTTCATGTTAATTCTGCTCTCGTATGCCAACATAGTAAATGCCATCCTGAAGATACGCACCACTGATGGGAGGCGCCGGGCCTTCTCCACCTGTGGCTCCCACCTAATCGTGGTCACAGTCTACTATGTCCCCTGTATTTTCATCTACCTTAGGGCTGGCTCCAAAGACCCCCTGGATGGGGCAGCGGCTGTGTTTTACACTGTTGTCACTCCATTACTGAACCCCCTCATCTATACACTGAGGAACCAGGAAGTGAAGTCTGCCCTGAAGAGGATAACAGCAGGTTGA